One genomic region from Hoeflea algicola encodes:
- the carA gene encoding glutamine-hydrolyzing carbamoyl-phosphate synthase small subunit produces the protein MDMTTSPWTKTKPTAVLVFADGTVIEGQGVGATGQAQAEVCFNTALTGYQEILTDPSYMGQIVTFTFPHIGNIGANEEDIEDLTPAARIGAVGAIFKADITKPSNYRSAVHFDQWLKARGIIGLSGIDTRALTAWIRENGMPNAVIAHDPDGNFDLDALKALAAAWSGLEDLDLAKEATSGQSSQWTQAPWVWDKGFSETGEPVAHIVAIDYGVKRNILRLFSGLGCKVTVVPATMAAEDILAMAPDGIFLSNGPGDPAATGEYAVPILRKLIDSGVPIFGICLGHQILALAVGGRTVKMHQGHHGANHPVKDHTTGKVEIVSMNHGFAVDAKSLPHGIEETHVSLFDGSNCGLRLVGKPVFSVQHHPEASPGPQDSHYLFRRFMNMVRERQGREALAEN, from the coding sequence GTGGACATGACCACAAGCCCCTGGACCAAAACCAAACCCACCGCCGTGCTGGTATTTGCCGATGGCACCGTGATTGAAGGCCAGGGCGTCGGCGCCACCGGTCAGGCGCAGGCCGAGGTCTGCTTCAACACCGCGCTCACCGGTTATCAAGAGATTCTCACCGATCCTTCCTACATGGGCCAGATCGTCACCTTCACTTTCCCGCATATCGGCAATATCGGCGCTAATGAAGAAGATATCGAGGACCTCACCCCCGCCGCCCGCATCGGTGCGGTTGGCGCGATCTTCAAGGCAGACATCACCAAACCCTCGAATTACCGCTCGGCGGTTCATTTCGACCAATGGCTCAAGGCGCGTGGCATTATCGGCCTGTCGGGCATCGACACACGGGCGCTGACCGCCTGGATCCGCGAAAACGGTATGCCCAACGCCGTCATCGCCCACGACCCCGACGGCAATTTCGACCTTGACGCGCTCAAGGCGCTGGCAGCCGCGTGGAGCGGGCTTGAGGATCTTGATCTGGCCAAGGAGGCGACTTCAGGCCAGTCTTCGCAATGGACCCAGGCGCCATGGGTCTGGGATAAGGGTTTTTCAGAGACCGGCGAGCCGGTGGCGCATATCGTCGCCATCGATTACGGCGTCAAGCGCAATATCCTGAGGCTTTTCTCGGGCCTTGGCTGCAAGGTCACCGTCGTGCCCGCCACCATGGCCGCCGAGGATATTCTGGCGATGGCGCCAGATGGCATATTCCTGTCCAACGGCCCCGGCGATCCGGCTGCAACCGGCGAATATGCCGTGCCGATCCTGCGCAAGCTGATTGACAGCGGTGTGCCGATCTTCGGCATCTGCCTGGGACACCAGATCCTGGCGCTGGCCGTGGGCGGCCGCACCGTCAAGATGCATCAGGGCCACCACGGCGCCAACCACCCGGTCAAGGACCACACCACCGGCAAGGTCGAGATCGTGTCGATGAACCATGGCTTTGCGGTTGATGCCAAAAGCCTGCCCCATGGCATCGAGGAGACCCACGTGTCGCTGTTTGACGGCTCCAACTGCGGCCTTCGCCTGGTCGGCAAGCCGGTATTCTCGGTCCAGCACCACCCCGAAGCCTCCCCCGGCCCGCAGGACAGCCACTATCTGTTCCGCCGTTTCATGAACATGGTGCGGGAACGCCAGGGCCGCGAGGCATTGGCCGAGAACTGA
- a CDS encoding DUF2306 domain-containing protein produces the protein MTLEPLLHASTAIQFHVVTVVTAAIIGAHMLWARKGTPRHRISGRVWIVLMAMTALSTFFIHEINLFYGFSPIHLLSVVVLVSVVEVVRSARRRDFVRHKRVVKALYFGAIGIAGLFTLMPGRIMNTSVFGPGAGTVHVAIMPLLIGLFSALAVAACAVAVTRFRRRAV, from the coding sequence ATGACACTTGAACCTCTGCTTCACGCCAGCACGGCGATCCAGTTCCATGTTGTCACCGTGGTCACAGCGGCGATCATCGGCGCCCACATGCTGTGGGCGCGCAAGGGAACGCCCAGACATCGTATTTCAGGTCGGGTCTGGATCGTGCTGATGGCGATGACGGCGCTGTCGACCTTCTTCATCCATGAAATCAATCTGTTTTACGGCTTTTCACCGATCCATCTGTTGTCGGTCGTGGTGCTTGTCAGCGTGGTTGAGGTGGTTCGTTCGGCGCGGCGGCGCGATTTCGTCCGGCACAAGCGGGTGGTCAAAGCGCTCTATTTCGGCGCCATCGGCATTGCCGGGCTGTTTACGCTGATGCCGGGGCGGATCATGAATACCAGCGTTTTCGGCCCCGGTGCGGGCACCGTCCATGTGGCGATCATGCCCCTGCTGATCGGCCTGTTTTCCGCCCTCGCTGTGGCAGCCTGCGCAGTGGCTGTTACCCGGTTCCGGCGTCGCGCGGTATGA
- a CDS encoding MATE family efflux transporter has protein sequence MQARNEQSWGAHARATLALGLPLVGTQIAQIAIATTDVVMLGWYGTEELAATVLGSQAFFVVYIFGSGFASAVLPLAAQAEGRNDPTHVRRSVRMGMWILLLYAVVVMPLLWQLEPALIALGQKPELAALASDYIRIAQWGMFPALMMMALRSFFAARSRAGIVLWSALFGTIVNGILNYGLIFGHFNLPEMGVRGAAVASVVSSSVIFLIMAGWAFWHPRHQEYRLFQRFWRPEWPAFFEVFRLGLPIGLTILAEVGLFLAASVMMGWLGTIQLAAHGIALQLASISFMVPLGLSNAATVRIGQAYGRGDKAGLARAAHTVMGLSVLISFAAATLFWLMPETLISLFLDESNVDAAELLSVAVPLLLVAAGFQLVDAIQAIGAGLLRGIKDTRIPMIMAVISYWPIGLSAAYGLGFGLGLGGPGIWGGLAIGLGVAAVLLNLRFANRHLFLDRPKP, from the coding sequence ATGCAAGCGCGGAACGAACAAAGCTGGGGAGCGCATGCGCGCGCCACGCTGGCGCTCGGCCTGCCGCTGGTTGGCACCCAGATCGCCCAGATCGCCATTGCCACCACCGATGTGGTGATGCTCGGCTGGTATGGCACCGAAGAACTGGCGGCCACTGTGCTCGGCTCGCAGGCGTTCTTCGTGGTCTATATTTTCGGTTCCGGCTTTGCCAGCGCGGTGCTGCCGCTGGCGGCGCAGGCCGAAGGCCGCAATGATCCCACCCATGTGCGCCGCTCGGTGCGCATGGGCATGTGGATTCTGCTGCTCTACGCGGTCGTCGTCATGCCGTTGCTGTGGCAGCTCGAGCCGGCGCTGATCGCGCTGGGCCAGAAGCCCGAACTCGCAGCCCTTGCCAGCGATTACATCCGCATCGCCCAATGGGGCATGTTCCCGGCGCTGATGATGATGGCGCTGAGGTCGTTCTTCGCTGCCCGCTCCCGGGCCGGAATCGTGCTCTGGTCGGCGCTGTTCGGCACAATCGTCAACGGCATTCTCAATTACGGGCTGATTTTTGGCCATTTCAATCTGCCGGAAATGGGCGTGCGGGGGGCTGCGGTGGCCTCGGTGGTAAGCTCCTCGGTGATCTTTTTGATCATGGCCGGCTGGGCGTTCTGGCATCCGCGGCATCAGGAATACCGGCTGTTCCAGCGCTTCTGGCGGCCGGAATGGCCGGCGTTTTTTGAAGTCTTCCGGCTCGGCCTGCCGATCGGCCTGACGATCCTTGCCGAGGTCGGGCTGTTCCTGGCCGCCTCGGTGATGATGGGATGGCTCGGCACGATCCAACTGGCCGCCCACGGCATCGCGCTTCAGCTCGCTTCCATCAGCTTCATGGTGCCACTGGGCTTGTCCAATGCTGCCACCGTGCGCATCGGCCAGGCCTATGGCCGCGGCGACAAGGCGGGGCTGGCGCGGGCCGCGCATACGGTGATGGGGCTTTCGGTGTTGATCTCGTTCGCCGCCGCCACCCTGTTCTGGCTGATGCCGGAAACGCTGATCAGCCTGTTTCTCGACGAGAGCAATGTCGATGCGGCCGAACTGCTTAGCGTGGCGGTGCCGCTGTTGCTGGTGGCCGCCGGCTTCCAGCTGGTTGACGCCATCCAGGCAATTGGCGCGGGGCTGTTGCGCGGTATCAAGGACACCCGCATTCCGATGATCATGGCGGTCATCAGCTATTGGCCGATCGGCCTGTCGGCGGCCTACGGGCTCGGCTTCGGCCTCGGGCTTGGCGGTCCGGGCATCTGGGGCGGACTGGCGATTGGACTCGGGGTGGCCGCCGTACTGCTCAATCTCAGGTTTGCCAACCGGCATCTTTTTCTGGACCGCCCAAAACCCTGA
- a CDS encoding phosphatase PAP2 family protein produces MHAAVAFLCAASAFSVRWLRYPFLGLNLLMGTATVTHSNHYLIDVFAGLGLAAVSLYAISALARKPLAGQVRALELSSGHGAG; encoded by the coding sequence GTGCATGCTGCCGTTGCCTTCTTGTGTGCGGCTTCCGCGTTCAGCGTTCGCTGGCTCAGATATCCGTTCCTCGGGCTCAATCTGCTGATGGGGACGGCGACCGTTACCCACAGCAACCACTATCTAATTGACGTGTTTGCCGGTCTGGGCCTTGCCGCGGTCTCGCTTTATGCCATCAGCGCTTTGGCCCGTAAGCCGCTGGCCGGACAGGTTCGCGCGTTAGAGCTCAGCAGCGGGCACGGCGCAGGGTAG
- a CDS encoding LytTR family DNA-binding domain-containing protein, with the protein MSDTLLQSTLRELRTLLSRPRLWLVFALVVGLFSLTGPFGTYERLPFHSRLGYWLSLHTGAWGCALVCVAFSDAALSRRVAHRMIRMLIGAIVAALPIGVVITAINTAVIKAPFNLSQFGENALVALPISIGFCVLAWLSLSSGEDTNAARKHDADDTPASIASAPPEATITQTSVNRPDRPALLDRLPIAKRGSLIRLEVQDHYVLAVTDKGSELLLMRLGDAIVEAGAGQQIHRSHWVADRGVESITRQTGTNPRLMLHTSDGQTLPVSRSHTAAVRTRWAGRLNR; encoded by the coding sequence GTGAGCGACACGTTGCTGCAATCCACGCTTCGTGAACTGCGCACGCTGTTGTCCCGGCCGCGACTGTGGCTGGTATTTGCGCTGGTGGTCGGGCTGTTCTCGCTGACCGGCCCGTTCGGCACCTACGAGCGGCTGCCGTTTCATTCCCGGCTGGGTTACTGGCTGAGCCTGCACACCGGCGCGTGGGGCTGCGCGCTGGTGTGCGTAGCGTTTTCTGACGCAGCACTCAGTCGCCGGGTCGCCCACCGCATGATCCGCATGTTGATCGGCGCCATTGTCGCGGCGCTGCCAATCGGCGTGGTGATCACCGCCATCAACACAGCCGTCATCAAGGCGCCGTTCAATCTCTCCCAATTCGGTGAAAATGCGCTGGTGGCGCTGCCGATCTCGATCGGCTTCTGCGTGCTGGCATGGCTCAGCCTGAGTAGCGGCGAAGATACCAACGCGGCTCGAAAACACGATGCTGATGATACGCCGGCATCAATTGCGTCGGCGCCGCCCGAAGCCACCATCACACAGACGTCGGTCAACCGGCCCGACCGTCCGGCGCTGCTCGACCGCCTGCCCATTGCCAAGCGCGGGAGCCTGATCCGGCTCGAGGTGCAAGACCATTACGTGCTGGCGGTAACCGACAAGGGCTCCGAATTGCTGCTGATGCGGCTGGGTGACGCCATCGTCGAAGCCGGCGCCGGCCAACAAATTCACCGCTCGCACTGGGTGGCCGATCGTGGCGTCGAAAGCATCACCCGCCAGACCGGCACCAATCCACGGTTGATGCTGCACACCTCGGACGGGCAAACCCTGCCGGTCAGCCGCAGCCATACCGCCGCGGTTCGCACCCGATGGGCCGGTCGCCTCAACCGTTAA
- a CDS encoding helix-turn-helix transcriptional regulator → MKNPILSAPVFEPINGIHTVFDAMQVLRKTCAAYDFRYFSVLALPNAIAGADLSISQIAMISSWPPELISEYDRLNLARNSPVLDQLRKQITPLLFEVDSINDDRPATESTEAKALFARFGLSMGVYFPVHDSQGVRHAVSLIGNREPLAVNELTTLAMFSTLLVGQLAQINSDGNTGKSVLSARETEVLQWTAEGKTSAEIARITGLSEHTVNHYATIATQKLGCSNRTQAVVSALRLGLFS, encoded by the coding sequence ATGAAAAATCCCATACTCTCCGCACCGGTGTTTGAGCCAATCAACGGGATTCACACCGTGTTTGACGCCATGCAGGTGCTGCGCAAGACCTGCGCCGCCTATGATTTCCGTTATTTTTCGGTGCTTGCGCTGCCCAATGCCATTGCCGGCGCCGATCTTTCAATCTCGCAGATTGCGATGATTTCAAGCTGGCCACCGGAATTGATTTCCGAATATGACCGCTTGAACTTGGCTAGAAACAGCCCGGTGCTCGACCAGTTGCGAAAGCAGATCACGCCGCTGCTGTTTGAAGTTGATTCGATCAATGATGACCGGCCGGCAACCGAATCGACTGAAGCAAAGGCGCTTTTTGCCCGGTTCGGCCTGAGCATGGGTGTCTATTTTCCTGTCCATGACAGCCAGGGCGTGCGGCATGCGGTTTCATTGATCGGAAATCGTGAGCCGCTTGCGGTGAACGAACTGACCACGCTGGCGATGTTCTCGACGCTTCTGGTCGGACAATTGGCGCAGATCAATTCGGACGGAAATACCGGAAAATCGGTTCTGAGCGCGCGTGAAACCGAAGTGCTGCAATGGACCGCAGAAGGCAAGACCAGCGCCGAAATCGCCCGCATCACCGGACTTTCCGAGCATACGGTCAATCACTACGCCACCATCGCCACCCAGAAACTTGGCTGTTCCAACCGGACCCAGGCCGTGGTTTCCGCACTGCGCCTGGGCCTGTTCAGCTAA
- a CDS encoding mechanosensitive ion channel family protein: MDTIDIPNMVQTVAALFNAGRSYAVQPWTFYQLLIVAACYGAGWAISLKVEPWLEVRARTIKGKPGLLRVIIAVMRRIDWVLFLVFLAAARVTLLELTWPSRTYLLSLIFALASAWLAITVFSRIIHNKTLARLIALIIFGYVALGILDLRPEAAAFLDRLAFQVGDLRISLLFVLRTVVVTAGFLWIANLLGNFFDTRIHRFEDLSPSFRVLAGKFIKISLIMVAVMMALSSTGIDLTALTVFSGAVGVGLGFGLQKVVSNFISGVIILADRSIKPGDTIALGETFGWIRELRARFVSVITRDGREYLIPNEDFITHQVVNWSFSDKLVRLDIEFGVSYDSDPHEASKLAIHAASSIDRVLKSPSPVCWMTAFGSSSLDFKLRFWISDPQAGLTNVRGKVFLALWDVFKENGIKIPYPHREIIMTNPVEVVNRDEPDAESPNDGGPAPDNPKPD; the protein is encoded by the coding sequence ATGGACACCATCGACATCCCCAACATGGTGCAAACCGTTGCCGCGCTCTTCAATGCCGGCAGATCCTATGCCGTCCAGCCCTGGACATTCTACCAGTTGCTTATCGTTGCCGCCTGCTATGGCGCCGGCTGGGCGATCTCGCTTAAGGTTGAGCCCTGGCTCGAGGTGCGCGCCCGCACCATCAAGGGCAAGCCGGGACTATTACGTGTGATCATCGCCGTGATGCGGCGGATCGACTGGGTGCTGTTTCTGGTGTTTCTGGCCGCTGCCCGGGTGACATTGCTGGAACTGACATGGCCCTCGCGAACCTACCTGCTGTCGCTGATCTTCGCGCTGGCCTCGGCCTGGCTGGCGATCACGGTGTTTTCGCGGATCATCCACAACAAGACCTTGGCGCGGCTGATCGCGCTGATCATATTCGGCTATGTGGCTCTCGGCATTCTCGACCTCAGGCCGGAGGCGGCAGCGTTTCTGGACCGGCTGGCCTTTCAGGTCGGCGATTTGCGGATATCGCTGCTGTTCGTTCTGCGCACGGTGGTGGTCACCGCCGGGTTCCTGTGGATTGCCAATCTGCTCGGCAATTTCTTCGACACCCGCATCCACCGCTTCGAGGACCTCTCGCCCTCGTTCCGGGTGCTGGCCGGTAAGTTCATCAAGATCAGCCTGATCATGGTCGCGGTGATGATGGCGCTGTCCTCGACCGGCATCGATCTGACCGCGCTGACGGTGTTTTCCGGCGCGGTCGGCGTTGGCCTCGGCTTCGGCCTGCAGAAGGTGGTGTCGAATTTCATTTCCGGGGTGATCATTCTTGCCGACCGCTCGATCAAGCCCGGCGACACCATCGCGTTAGGCGAAACCTTCGGCTGGATCCGCGAATTGCGCGCCCGGTTTGTCTCGGTGATCACCCGCGACGGCCGCGAATACCTCATCCCCAACGAGGATTTCATCACCCACCAGGTGGTAAACTGGTCGTTCTCCGACAAGCTGGTGCGGCTCGATATCGAGTTCGGCGTGTCCTATGACAGCGACCCGCACGAAGCCTCAAAGCTGGCGATCCACGCCGCCAGTTCGATCGACCGGGTGCTAAAATCCCCGTCACCGGTGTGCTGGATGACGGCGTTCGGCTCCTCCTCGCTCGATTTCAAGCTGCGCTTCTGGATCTCCGACCCGCAAGCCGGGCTGACCAATGTCCGCGGCAAGGTGTTCCTGGCGCTGTGGGATGTCTTCAAGGAAAACGGCATCAAGATCCCCTACCCGCACCGCGAAATCATCATGACCAATCCGGTGGAGGTGGTGAACCGCGACGAACCGGATGCAGAATCCCCGAACGACGGCGGCCCGGCCCCGGACAACCCCAAACCAGACTGA
- a CDS encoding lipase family protein: MLVYTHWTVSPPLLVKRSVSALILALFLLALSGCAGSLPESVRQSVSVVVPTKIDFVELEYYAKRSKSAYDPIAEIRKAYPLVTRAVTLQPVDVLYVIETDLANRNQTLSVRGTAHKPNVFEDIETALLPDDILGIPLHRGFKDVATAIHDNAVPYLRKDLPLRVTGHSLGSAAAVIVAAYLESEGYIVERVVTFGQPKFTTEMPPVPKLISVFTRVINELDVVPMVPPYTAAKKYQHFSPEVILRAGPDFGYLNEHDADRISVGDFWRNIDDFSTRDHHMDGYLENIEGKVANGSRQVPYLLKRKPEVQKLTAAD, translated from the coding sequence ATGCTGGTTTATACACACTGGACGGTCAGTCCGCCCCTGCTGGTCAAACGTTCTGTTTCTGCCCTCATTCTGGCTCTTTTTCTATTGGCGCTGTCGGGCTGCGCCGGCAGCCTGCCGGAGAGTGTCAGACAATCTGTTTCAGTGGTTGTGCCAACGAAGATCGATTTTGTCGAACTCGAATATTATGCAAAGCGCTCCAAGTCTGCTTACGATCCTATTGCGGAGATCCGCAAGGCATATCCGCTGGTCACCCGGGCAGTGACCCTTCAGCCCGTCGACGTGCTGTATGTCATTGAAACGGATCTGGCCAATCGCAATCAGACATTGTCGGTCCGGGGCACAGCGCACAAACCCAATGTTTTCGAAGATATTGAAACGGCTCTCCTGCCGGACGATATCCTGGGTATTCCGTTACATCGCGGGTTTAAAGATGTGGCGACGGCCATCCATGACAATGCTGTCCCTTACCTGCGCAAGGATTTGCCGCTGCGTGTGACAGGCCATTCACTCGGGAGCGCTGCTGCGGTGATCGTCGCTGCCTATCTCGAAAGCGAAGGATACATCGTCGAGCGGGTCGTCACCTTCGGTCAGCCCAAGTTCACCACCGAGATGCCACCTGTGCCAAAGCTGATTTCGGTGTTCACGCGGGTCATCAACGAACTGGATGTTGTTCCCATGGTTCCGCCCTATACCGCAGCCAAGAAATACCAGCACTTTTCACCCGAGGTGATTTTGCGTGCGGGGCCGGATTTTGGCTATCTCAATGAACATGATGCCGACCGAATTTCGGTGGGTGATTTCTGGCGGAACATCGACGATTTTTCCACCAGGGACCACCATATGGATGGCTATCTTGAAAATATCGAGGGGAAGGTCGCAAACGGGTCGAGACAGGTTCCCTATTTGCTCAAGAGAAAACCCGAAGTCCAGAAGCTCACTGCGGCTGACTAA
- a CDS encoding YaeQ family protein, producing MAQNATIYKVELSVSDMDRHYYDTHKLTVAKHPSETDERLMVRILAFALNAHEHLEMTKGLSTDDEPDIWQKSLSGELDVWVALGLPSEKVMRQSCGKAGKVIVYPYGGRTAEMWWHKIKNSTARFENLHVINFSEKDTGELAKLASRAMNLQINIQDGDVMVSVGESIVNVTPLKWKSAA from the coding sequence ATGGCGCAAAATGCCACTATCTACAAAGTCGAACTTTCAGTCTCCGACATGGATCGTCACTATTACGACACCCATAAACTGACCGTTGCCAAGCACCCCTCGGAGACGGATGAACGGCTGATGGTGCGTATTTTGGCTTTCGCGCTGAATGCCCATGAGCATCTGGAAATGACAAAGGGCCTTTCAACGGATGACGAGCCAGACATCTGGCAGAAAAGCCTGAGCGGCGAACTTGATGTGTGGGTGGCCCTTGGGCTTCCCAGCGAAAAAGTGATGCGCCAATCCTGTGGCAAGGCCGGCAAGGTGATCGTCTATCCTTACGGCGGCAGGACGGCCGAGATGTGGTGGCACAAGATCAAGAACAGCACCGCCCGGTTTGAAAACCTTCACGTGATAAATTTTTCCGAGAAAGACACGGGCGAACTGGCAAAACTGGCAAGCCGCGCAATGAACCTCCAGATAAATATCCAGGACGGCGATGTGATGGTGAGTGTTGGTGAGAGCATCGTCAACGTTACCCCGCTGAAATGGAAGAGTGCCGCTTAA
- the ypfJ gene encoding KPN_02809 family neutral zinc metallopeptidase — protein sequence MEWKGRRQSDNIEDRRGRAPRSGNPFGRGGNPFGRGGIKLPGGGMRRASGGGIKTIIILAVVFFVLKFMGIDPLQILAGGNPGASVGGQSSTQQISPARQDEMTQFVATVLAETEDVWNGVMKSQGESYREPTLVLFSGSVQSACGNASAASGPFYCPGDEKVYIDLTFYDELAQRFKASGDFAQAYVLAHEVGHHVQNLIGVLPKFNQMRQSMSQTEQNRMSIRVELQADCFAGIWGHYTAQKGILERGDLEEALNAAQQIGDDTLQRRTQGYVVPESFNHGTSAQRKEWFARGFESGRLDACDTFNNPV from the coding sequence ATGGAATGGAAGGGTCGTCGCCAGAGCGACAATATCGAGGACCGGCGCGGACGCGCTCCCCGCAGCGGCAATCCGTTCGGGCGTGGCGGCAATCCCTTTGGCCGCGGTGGCATCAAGCTTCCCGGCGGCGGCATGCGCCGCGCTTCGGGTGGCGGCATCAAGACCATTATCATCCTGGCGGTGGTGTTTTTCGTGCTCAAATTCATGGGCATCGATCCGCTGCAGATCCTGGCCGGCGGCAATCCCGGCGCCAGCGTTGGCGGGCAGAGCAGCACGCAGCAGATCTCTCCCGCCCGGCAGGACGAGATGACGCAATTCGTCGCCACCGTGCTGGCCGAGACCGAGGATGTCTGGAACGGCGTCATGAAATCGCAGGGCGAGAGTTATCGCGAGCCGACGCTGGTGCTGTTTTCAGGCTCGGTGCAATCCGCTTGCGGCAATGCAAGCGCTGCTTCCGGCCCGTTCTATTGCCCCGGCGACGAGAAGGTTTATATCGATCTCACATTTTACGACGAGCTGGCGCAGCGCTTCAAGGCGTCGGGTGATTTCGCCCAGGCCTATGTGCTGGCTCACGAGGTCGGCCATCACGTTCAGAACCTGATCGGGGTGCTGCCGAAATTCAACCAGATGCGCCAGTCGATGAGCCAGACCGAGCAGAACCGGATGTCGATACGCGTCGAATTGCAGGCTGATTGCTTTGCCGGCATCTGGGGCCACTACACCGCGCAAAAGGGTATCCTCGAGCGCGGCGATCTTGAAGAAGCGCTCAACGCCGCCCAGCAGATCGGCGACGACACGCTGCAGCGGCGTACGCAAGGCTATGTGGTGCCTGAAAGCTTCAACCACGGCACCTCTGCGCAGCGCAAGGAGTGGTTCGCCCGTGGCTTCGAAAGCGGCCGGCTCGACGCCTGCGACACCTTCAACAACCCGGTCTGA
- a CDS encoding outer membrane protein codes for MKTLISAILALGIATLAVPAGAADLLPPFQEPPVVQTYSGWYLRGDIGYSKSQESKGEWDFWNQFVGVQGIDDTYRYDSLKLRDSASVGIGAGYQFNDHVRADATLDFFRAKVAGQTECPLMIKSDPAHALPFPADCHYDDSSTANVWTAMANAYVDLKDMRGFRPYLGAGVGAAVVNYGTMSRQEVCPLCAPAYVRYTADHVGVTSLRMAAALMVGTSYDLTDRLKLDAGYRFMHIFGGDAHEYDAPDQANGASGVQIRDHGFNIHQVRLGLRYALN; via the coding sequence ATGAAAACTCTGATTTCCGCCATTTTGGCGTTGGGCATTGCAACTCTGGCCGTCCCCGCAGGGGCAGCCGACCTTCTGCCTCCATTTCAAGAACCGCCGGTGGTTCAAACCTATTCCGGTTGGTATTTGCGCGGCGATATCGGCTATTCCAAGAGCCAGGAATCGAAGGGCGAATGGGATTTCTGGAACCAGTTTGTTGGCGTTCAGGGGATCGACGATACCTATCGTTACGACTCTCTGAAATTGCGCGATTCCGCCTCCGTCGGCATCGGTGCAGGCTATCAGTTCAACGACCATGTCAGGGCCGACGCCACACTGGATTTCTTCAGGGCAAAGGTCGCGGGACAAACCGAATGCCCGCTGATGATCAAATCCGATCCGGCGCACGCGCTGCCGTTTCCAGCCGATTGCCACTACGATGACAGTTCAACCGCCAATGTCTGGACGGCAATGGCCAATGCCTATGTCGACCTCAAGGACATGCGTGGTTTCAGGCCCTATCTCGGTGCCGGCGTCGGCGCCGCCGTCGTCAATTACGGCACCATGTCGCGGCAGGAAGTCTGCCCGCTTTGCGCGCCTGCCTATGTCCGCTACACCGCCGATCACGTAGGCGTCACCAGCTTGCGCATGGCAGCAGCCCTCATGGTCGGCACAAGCTATGACCTGACCGACCGGCTGAAGCTGGATGCAGGCTATCGCTTCATGCACATCTTCGGAGGCGACGCCCATGAATATGACGCCCCCGATCAGGCCAATGGCGCTTCCGGCGTGCAAATTCGCGATCACGGCTTCAACATTCACCAGGTCCGGCTCGGCCTGCGGTACGCACTAAATTGA
- a CDS encoding GatB/YqeY domain-containing protein, whose amino-acid sequence MRERFAETLKDAARAKDTRRLSTLRLIQAAIKDRDIANRGGGKDPVSDDEILQILTKMIKQREESAAIYEENARLELAQQERDEIAIIRQFLPAQLPEEKVRELCASVIDETGASGLRDMGKCMNVLKERYPGQMDFSKACGMVKGLLQ is encoded by the coding sequence ATGCGTGAACGCTTTGCCGAAACGCTGAAAGATGCGGCTCGCGCCAAGGATACCCGCCGTCTGTCGACGTTGCGGTTGATCCAGGCTGCGATCAAGGATCGTGACATCGCCAATCGCGGCGGTGGCAAGGATCCGGTCAGCGATGATGAAATCCTGCAGATCCTGACCAAGATGATCAAGCAGCGCGAAGAATCGGCTGCGATCTACGAGGAAAACGCCCGGCTTGAGCTGGCTCAGCAGGAGCGCGATGAAATTGCCATCATCCGGCAGTTTCTGCCTGCGCAACTGCCGGAGGAGAAGGTGCGTGAACTGTGTGCATCGGTCATCGACGAGACCGGGGCTTCTGGCCTGCGCGACATGGGGAAATGCATGAATGTGCTCAAGGAGCGCTATCCGGGCCAGATGGATTTTTCCAAGGCCTGCGGCATGGTCAAGGGCCTGCTGCAATAA